In the genome of Croceimicrobium hydrocarbonivorans, one region contains:
- a CDS encoding O-antigen ligase family protein codes for MRLVVPTKYQQYLKYLFAILFGIAGGYILSKGGIVAAIGIMALPLVLVYVYYFAKNPKIGLYTAFIIAFLIPTVGRYVPGNIPLGLGVDISLVLTLIFLILRDWQKVDFSGWNHIFSLLMIAWMGFVVLQLANPMALSVPAWFYAMRGLSLYQMLMVVIAFVLFRDKKDFKTFLRVWLIFSVIGIAWGLKQKVFGLDPFENRWLMSGAYVTHLLFGKLRIFSFYTDAGIYGPAMGSVTVFCGILALGPFSLRKRIIYGLIAVFALYAMLISGTRGALAVPGAGGVLYLILIKNKRLLIFGASVMLFGFVFLKYTNIGSGNYDIQRLRSALDPNDASLNVRVQNRKMLRAYLADKPLGTGVGSAGFWGQRFTPWTWMANFPTDGLYTRVRAETGVFGYTIYVYTWIFLLVYGSWLCWNYKNREKRYYAMAALANFAGILAASYGNEILNQIPVNFTVLIPLTFVFTMKYWDEDGVYRIPEERKHKIFK; via the coding sequence ATGCGACTTGTTGTCCCCACTAAATATCAGCAATACTTAAAATACCTCTTTGCGATTCTATTTGGAATAGCCGGGGGCTATATTCTGTCGAAAGGAGGGATTGTCGCTGCCATTGGCATCATGGCCTTACCCCTGGTTTTGGTCTATGTCTACTATTTCGCCAAAAACCCGAAGATTGGTCTTTATACCGCTTTTATAATTGCCTTTCTTATTCCTACGGTTGGGCGATATGTACCGGGAAATATTCCATTGGGTTTGGGAGTGGACATATCGCTAGTTCTCACCTTAATATTTCTCATTCTGCGTGACTGGCAGAAGGTCGACTTCTCGGGCTGGAATCACATCTTTTCACTTTTGATGATCGCCTGGATGGGCTTTGTAGTGCTGCAATTGGCTAATCCTATGGCTTTATCGGTGCCAGCCTGGTTCTACGCCATGCGGGGCTTATCCCTCTACCAGATGCTAATGGTAGTAATTGCCTTTGTTCTCTTTCGGGATAAAAAGGACTTCAAAACCTTTTTAAGAGTCTGGTTAATTTTCTCCGTTATTGGTATTGCTTGGGGCTTAAAACAAAAAGTTTTCGGCCTCGATCCCTTCGAAAACCGCTGGCTGATGTCGGGGGCTTATGTTACCCACCTGCTTTTTGGCAAACTGAGGATCTTCTCCTTTTATACCGATGCTGGTATTTACGGCCCCGCCATGGGATCGGTTACCGTTTTCTGTGGCATATTGGCTTTGGGTCCCTTTTCCTTGCGCAAGCGAATCATCTATGGCCTGATCGCCGTTTTTGCCCTTTATGCCATGTTGATTAGTGGTACTCGTGGTGCCCTAGCCGTACCGGGAGCTGGAGGGGTCTTATACCTTATCCTAATCAAGAACAAGCGACTTCTCATCTTTGGCGCTTCGGTAATGCTTTTTGGTTTTGTCTTTTTAAAGTACACTAATATTGGTTCGGGGAACTACGATATACAGCGCCTTCGATCCGCCCTCGACCCCAATGATGCCTCCTTAAATGTGCGGGTACAAAACCGAAAAATGCTGAGGGCTTATTTGGCGGACAAACCTCTGGGTACCGGTGTGGGTAGTGCAGGTTTTTGGGGGCAGCGTTTTACACCTTGGACTTGGATGGCCAATTTCCCCACCGATGGCCTCTACACCAGGGTAAGAGCCGAAACCGGAGTATTTGGCTACACCATTTATGTGTATACCTGGATCTTTCTGCTGGTCTATGGCAGTTGGCTCTGTTGGAATTATAAGAATCGAGAAAAACGCTATTATGCCATGGCGGCATTAGCCAATTTTGCTGGTATTTTGGCGGCTTCTTATGGTAATGAGATTCTCAACCAGATTCCGGTAAACTTTACCGTTTTGATTCCACTCACCTTTGTTTTCACCATGAAATACTGGGATGAAGATGGTGTGTATCGCATCCCTGAAGAGCGTAAGCATAAAATCTTTAAATAG